In Pongo abelii isolate AG06213 chromosome 5, NHGRI_mPonAbe1-v2.0_pri, whole genome shotgun sequence, a single genomic region encodes these proteins:
- the RNF39 gene encoding RING finger protein 39 — MWWRDLPRLRLWLKRQAIPGEGRKAAKVNAGVGEKGIYTASSSGGPPSARSKAVTVVAEGAASRSWLSMDAPELGPGLVERLEQLATCPLCGGSFEDPVLLACEHSFCRACLARRWGTPPATGTEASPTACPCCGLPCPRRSLRSNVRLAVEVRISRELREKLAEPGARARRRRGGRIPTMGCLDLPGEDMRKTWRRFEVPIPKSSNSEDDLPEDYPVVKNMLHRLTADLTLDPGTAHRRLLISADRRSVQLAPPGTPAPPDGPKRFDQLPAVLGAQGFGAGRHCWEVETADAASCRDSSGEDEDDEESHYAVGAAGESVQRKGCVRLCPAGAVWAVEGRGGRLWALTAPEPTLLGGVEPPPRRIRVDLDWERGRVAFYDGRSLDLLYAFQTPGPLGERIFPLFCTCDPRAPLRIVPAES, encoded by the exons ATGTGGTGGAGAGATTTGCCGAGACTGAGACTCTGGTTGAAGAGACAGGCAATCCCAGGAGAGGGGCGGAAAGCGGCAAAAGTTAATGCGGGAGTCGGAGAGAAGGGCATCTACACAGCAAGCAGCAGTGGCGGCCCGCCATCTGCGCGCTCGAAGGCGGTCACGGTGGTCGCGGAAGGGGCGGCGTCCAGATCCTGGCTTTCCATGGATGCGCCCGAGCTGGGACCGGGGCTGGTGGAGCGTCTGGAGCAGCTGGCGACGTGTCCTCTGTGCGGGGGCTCCTTCGAGGACCCGGTGCTTCTGGCGTGCGAGCACAGCTTCTGCCGCGCGTGTCTGGCCCGCCGCTGGGGGACTCCGCCGGCGACCGGCACCGAGGCTTCCCCCACCGCCTGTCCCTGCTGCGGCCTGCCGTGTCCCCGCCGCAGCCTGAGGTCTAATGTGCGGCTGGCGGTGGAGGTGCGAATCAGCCGCGAGCTGCGAGAGAagctggctgagcctggggcccGTGCGCGGAGACGCCGAGGGGGGCGCATCCCCACCATGGGCTGCCTGGACCTGCCCGGAGAG GATATGAGGAAGACATGGAGACG ATTTGAAGTCCCAATACCCAAGTCATCTAATTCAGAGGATGATCTCCCTGAAGATTATCCAGTGGTCAAAAACATGCTTCATAGACTGACAG CCGACCTGACCCTGGACCCTGGGACCGCACACCGCCGCCTGCTCATCTCCGCTGACCGCCGAAGCGTACAACTTGCCCCACCAGGGACGCCCGCGCCCCCTGATGGCCCCAAGCGCTTCGATCAGCTCCCAGCTGTGCTGGGTGCGCAGGGCTTCGGGGCCGGCCGCCActgctgggaggtggagactgcggACGCCGCCTCCTGCAGAGACTCTTCTGGGGAGGATGAGGACGACGAGGAGAGCCACTATGCAGTGGGCGCGGCCGGGGAATCAGTGCAACGCAAGGGCTGCGTGAGGCTGTGCCCTGCGGGGGCCGTGTGGGCCGTGGAGGGCCGCGGCGGCCGCTTGTGGGCCCTCACGGCACCGGAGCCCACCCTGCTGGGCGGTGTTGAGCCCCCGCCGCGGCGCATTCGCGTGGACCTGGACTGGGAGCGGGGCCGCGTGGCCTTCTACGACGGCCGCTCACTGGACCTGCTTTACGCCTTCCAGACGCCCGGCCCCCTGGGGGAGCGCATCTTCCCGCTGTTCTGCACCTGCGACCCTCGTGCTCCGCTCCGCATTGTACCAGCGGAAAGCTGA